A region from the Manihot esculenta cultivar AM560-2 chromosome 13, M.esculenta_v8, whole genome shotgun sequence genome encodes:
- the LOC122721535 gene encoding protein SKIP34-like: MCYGHQRSLSSDDLIPSRNPRSRNNNTSVVEDLRGRLAETEARLERARAREAELSRRLEEMKRFVSVMEILETYLKRRFQEQQDNIASLLSSLPAK, encoded by the coding sequence ATGTGCTACGGTCACCAACGCTCCTTATCGTCAGATGACCTAATCCCTTCACGAAACCCCCGATCCCGAAACAATAACACATCTGTAGTAGAAGATCTACGGGGCCGCCTTGCCGAGACCGAGGCTCGCCTTGAACGAGCCAGGGCTCGTGAGGCCGAGCTCAGTCGCCGGCTTGAGGAAATGAAGCGATTCGTCTCCGTTATGGAGATCCTCGAGACCTACCTCAAGCGAAGGTTTCAAGAGCAGCAAGATAACATCGCTAGCCTCTTGTCGTCTCTGCCTGCTAAATAG